ACACCATAATCTCTTAATCCCCAGTATGGTGGTGAAGTTATACAGCAATCTATTGAATTATCATCTATGAGTTTTAAACCCTTTCTACAATCCATATTGTAAATTTTATTAATCTCTAACATATTCCACCTACCTCTACAAAACTTAGTTTTAGTTCAAATCTACTCCTCTTGAGATTCAAGTTCTTGTATCTTCTTAAGATACTCAGCTGGAGTTATTTTCCCTAATTCCAACAAATCCTTTAAGTCTAACTTCTTTTGGAATATCTCGTACTGCTTACCATCTGTCTGCTCATAGTTAATAAAACCACTGACAGGCTTTTTCTTTTGTTTTGACTGAGGTTTTGCTCTGTTAGCATATGTACCCTCTAGTATCTTAACTGGATTGTCACTCTTTATTAACCAATCAAAATTGCAAGCAAGCCATTTTCCATTTCTTCCTGATAGGAAATCACTCTTTTCAGCCAGTTCAAATATTTGATATATCCGTTCGATATCTTTATTAATAAAATTAGAATTATATAATACTCTAATAAATTTCTTACGCTTATCTGTCAGTTTTTGAACCTTTGGTAGAGAAACACATATCTCATTGTATTTATCAACTATTTGTTGATATGGTATCTTCTTTTTTTCGTTTGATAATGATTTATTAGGCTCATTGGTTTTACTATATATATTACTAACTGTATTATTAGATACTGTATTACTCTCTACCAAGTTTTCCGAAGGGGGTCTGTCGACATGTCGAAGGGGGTCTTCGGTATCTCGAAGGGGGTCTTCATTATCTTCAGAAAGTAATCTCTGCTTATTTATTACATTTATGACTCTCTTGATAATCTGCTTACCCTCTTTGATATAATTTATCTTGATGAAACCCTTAGTCTCTAGTGATTTAATCACTTCTGAACATCTATTCTTGGATAGCTTGAAAAAGTTTGAGAAGTGTTCATTCATTGCATAACACCCTCCATTGTTATCCAGTGAATCAATTTCAACTAAGAATAGTTTTTCTTGTGTTGTAAGGCTTTGTGATAACCATATTTCTTTTGGTATCCATATGCCTTTAAAGTCTCTTTCCATGATCTATCCCCCTTCTAATCATCCTCACCTAGTATTGAATTTCTTATGTCTGAATCAATCTCTATGGATTGTTTTATAGGCGGTACTATAACTTCACAATCCATCTTCACATCACCATTATCAAGTTTATTATTAATTTCATCTATCTTCTCTTCAATTCTGCTCATGTCTTTCATGAAGTCCTTATTCCTTTCATAAAACCTAATGGCTTCACAAATATATTGTGAAGCATTAGATTTACTGTTAATCATGTCCAATACGTCCTGATTTTCCTTGTTGAAGCTAAGTAATTTTTGTCTACTCATAGAACCCCAGCCTTTACTAGTCCAACAATCTGGAAACCTTTCGCATTAGCCCATTGAGCATCCGTTTGAGGTAATTGGACATGTGGAACTGACTTCTTGAAGTAATCGTATATTATCTTACTTGTACCACCAACACATATTACTGGCATGATAGAGAGATTAATGTTCTTTTCTTTGATACTGGTAAGTACGTTATTTTTTATATAACGGTTTATGGTACTGCATACAATTACAGCACTTTCTTCCTGCAGTTTACCATTAATGATTATTCCACCATTCTCTATGGCTTTAGCTGCTGTTTTCAGATCATAGTCATCACCAAAATATGTACTAAGTTCTTCCCTTACCATAGTTTCTAGGAAAATACCTCCGTAGTTATTAGAAAATAGTGTACTTGGTATTGGTACTAGATTATCGTATACACCAACATTCATGTTACGTCTGCCTATGTCAATAACAACTACCCTGTTATTTCTGAATACTGCTGGTTCAAGGTAGGTGATTCCACTACCTTCATGTTTTATTATCACTCTTTCAAAAGTTATTTTATAATCTGTTCCATTAACTTCAATTTCAACTGGTGTTTCAGGAGCAATAAACTCTCTAAATTCCTCTTTGAGTTTGACGTTTTTAAATATTGCAGTAGGACAACCAACCGTTAATGTTACATAAGGTGTTGTGTCTCTTCCAGCAATTTTACATATAGCTGTGTATATTGCTAATTGATGTGTTAAGGATGTCTTTGTTGTATCAGTATCGTAGTGTTCTCCTTGTTCACCGATTATATAGTTTTTACCCTGATAACTAACTTTATAGGAGTTACCTTCAACATCAATATCTCCATCTGCTAGATCATAGGATTTAGTTAAGAAAAATACTTCTCTATCTGTTGAATCAATTAATTTTCTTCCTAATGCCTTGGTAGCACTTTTACCAGCATCAACTGATATAATATATTTCATCCAATTATTCCTCCTAAGTATATGAATATAATATATATCAAGTTTTTTATATGATATTCATATATAGTTTTGATAGTATGTATATGATATTCATATAGGTTTAAATATAAATATGAATATCATATATACTTTTCACTGTTTCATATATGAATATCATATAGTTTCAAATTGTTATATCATATTCATATATACTTTCAGTAGATATATCTTTTTTATATAGTAGTAGTTAAATTATTTAATACGTCATCATAGAGGGCATGATAGCCCTCTTATATTTAAAGTATGATTTTCACTTTGGTATCTTCTAATGCTTCATTCAAGTATTCTTTTATAGCTTCCATTGCATTGACTCTCCAACCTGTTCCTCCTGCTTCAAATAATGCAGCTGCTGGACCTGTTCTCATTCTGAATACAAATTTGCTATAAGGTTGTTGTAGTTCAGGGAATGTTCTAAAAGGTGCAAGTTCCACTGGATTAGGTAATTCTACGTCTGCTACTCTTGCAATGCCTGTCCTTGCTGTAACTGTTTGTGTCACTCCATCATCACCAGTATTCTGAACCGTTTCTTCTTTTATGTTACCAACGATTTTCAACATGGTCTGCATATCAGTATTAGGTTCAAAACAACTTTGTAACATGATATTGAAATCCTCTGTATCCAAAAAACTGTTAAACTCAACACGAGGTAATATTGCCTTAGCTTCTACCAGCTGTTCTCTATTTCTGTCTTTATTAAGCTTAGAGTATACCCTTACAGTACTTGGTGACTTAATATGTATGGTTAAATCTTCTCCAACAATATGCCCATCAATTTGACTTTTCACATAATCAATGACACCAGTTAGAGTTGTCAGTTGAAAACTTTCTTTAACTACTGGATCAGTTAATTTTGTACAACTGTTGGTTGCATACTTGAATCCATCTATTTCCTTAATCTCTGTCTTTCCTAAACCTACTAAATATTCTAATGCTTGTTTAATCATTTCATCTTTCCTCCGATTCATTTGTTATTTAACATTTTTATTCAACATTGTAACTTTGTCATTGTCAGTTTCAGTTTCAATATCCTCAATTGACATTTGACCTGGTATTCCACCAGTGTATTCTTCTGCTACTAATCTTCCATTAGAATCCTTACCTATAAATATTTCTGTTGTAAGAGGATCTGCAGGAGCCAGTTTTGATTTGGTTTGAAAATCAATAGATGCAGAATTTCTCTTTTTATTAGGCTTTATCTTAAAAGTAATCTGTATAGTTCTAGCTGCTTTATCAGATGTATTTGGGTCACTGATGTTTTCTAGCACTTTCTCAAATTCTGCATCAAACTGCTCTATAAGAGCACCATGAGCCATCTTGGAAATATTAAAGTAGTCTATGTTATCCATATTTTCACACCCTTTCATTATTTGGTTGATTTATTATAAATAATGGATTATAATAAACTTGGTTAAATTATTTAGTACGTCATTAAAGACGTGCTTTTTTTCTGTTTTAATTTAAGTTCAAGCTGTTCTAGTTCCTTTTTGGCTTTATAGTACTTGGAATCTTTATTCCTGAGGTCTACTTCATAATGTGATGCATTATGCTTACCATAATCAAGAATATCTTCAAGTCTCTTCTTAAGAATCTTTTCATCAGCCCATGCAAAGCAGCTATCCTCTATTTTTCTATTAAGTGCCTTGCATTTATCATCTGATGTATTATTGGCACAGTTAGAACAAGATTTATCCTGCTTGTTCATCATCAGCACCAGCTTTCTTGACATACCCTTTTTTCTCCATGAACTGTCTTGCCTTACTCATATTTCTAGTAATTTTCTTAGTACCATTTATAACAGCAACTACTTGTCCATTGTATTGTGCTATGTATCCTAATTCTTTGGTAACAGTATGTCGGTATTCGCAAAACTTAATATTTATCATTGTTATCTCCTCCTACTGGTACTGATATTGATAGAACCTCATTTTGATAGCATTAAGAGCAAGTGCGAAGTTGGTTTCATCTAGTCCGCAAAATGTGTCAATAACAGATACACCTTCGTATGAGTTGTACAGATTGAATGCTAATCGTATTAGATTCTTAGAAGTTTGTGAAAAGTCAACTTTTCCATTAGCTAAGTTCTCAGGTAAAATGACTCTTTCTTCAAAGTCATAAATAAAATCAGACTTAAGAAATAGATCATTATTACCAGCAATTATGAAAAATACTGCTTTTCTTTCTGTATCTCCTGTATATGTTTGGTCTTTTCTTAGTAATTGGTTAAACCTTATTTGATGCATTTCGTTTAAAAACATCGTTTATCTCCTTTCTTTTATCGCTTGTACCAGTCATGTTAAAGGCTAACAATAGGAGGCGAATGATTAGTATTTTAGAAAATTTAATTCATCCTCCCATTTTAATAATTTACTCTGGAACACTTTGTAATGATTCATTTTTCACCCTTTCTTTACCTAATCTTTCTAATCTATCTAATTCTTCATCATCCAAGTTTGCTAACATCCTGTAAAATGTTTCTGTCTTTTCGTTAACCCCTATCATATGCCCTTTAATAGAATCCAAAACGGTACCATCTCTAAGTATGTGTATTACTTTATACTTTTGACCGTTAAGCTCTTTCTCCATCTTCTCACCTCCAATAAATATTTAATTAACATTTCTTTTACTTTATAATTTATGTTAGGTAATTTTTGTCCTATTACTACTATGCTTAACATTATTTTGATGATTTTAAATCACTTTTTCTGAGAAAAAAATTTTTTCTTTATCATTAATAGCAAGTATTTTTGATAATAAAAATATTTCACTAGCTTTAAACTCTGTTATATTTTTAATCTTCTTATATAAACCCATTTCTGAAAGTCCTAGTTGTTTTGCTATTTCTCTTTTAGTTAATCCACTTCTTTTAATAGCAATTTCTAACTCAATAGTATTTGTCATTTAACTCACCCCTCTTGTATTTTGTTGATTCAAAATCACATTTACATATTAACATGCTTAGTGATTAATTGTCAACATTTTTTTATGTTTTTAATTTTTTGTTGACTTTTAATCTACAATATGCTAGATTGTTTTATATAAACAAAAGTTTAGAAAGAGGTAAAATTATGGGATTATATGAGAGGATAAAAAATCGACGTGAAGAATTAAAAATGACTCAAGAAGAACTAGCAACTAAAATGGGCTATAAATCTCGTTCTACCATAGCTAAAATTGAATCAGGTGCAAATGATATTCCACAGTCAAAAATTAAAGATTTTGCAGAAGCGCTGCAAACAACTCCTTCTTACCTAATGGGATGGACAGATGATACAGGATTTGCAAGTGAAATCACAAAAAAACAAATAAATAAAACAATATTTTCTCAACGTTTAAAAGAAATAATGGAAGAAAATAATGAAACGACTTATACTTTGGGTGATTCATTACATCTAAGTGCTGCAACAATATCTAGATATACTATCGGTGAAATGGTTCCTAAAATTACAACTATTGAAATACTATCATTAAAATATAATTTAAATCCTGCATGGCTTATGGGTTATGATGTTCCTAAACACATAAAAACTGACAAACCTAATACACTAGCAGCTCATGCAACAAAAGATCTAACAGAAGAAGAACAAGAAAAAGTTATTGAATATATTAAGTTTCTTAAATCCCAAAGAAAATAAATTTATTATTAATAATAATAAGCTTTATATATTACAAACAACAAACAGCTAAATAACTACCAGTATAAATATAGTACAACTATCGGGAATTTTAATTATAAGCTGAGGTATAAATATGAATGAATTGAGTAAAAATATCAAAATTGCTAGAACTAAAAAGAAAATGAGCCAATTAGAACTTGCAAAAGCTATTGGTAAATCTAAAAATGTAATCTCTAATTGGGAACGTGGAAATAATAAACCTGATGTTGATAAAATAGAGTTATTATGTACATTGCTAGACACTACTCCAAACAAATTAATGGGTTGGGAATCACCTATTCATATAGTACCAGCTTATGTTACACAAGAATTAATTCAAAAAGACATTATTAAAAGGATAAAAAATAGAAGAATTAAACTTAGTTTATCCTATCAGGATTTAGCCAAAAAAACAGGACTTAGTAAATCTACATTACAACGCTATGAAACTGGAACTATTGGTAATATCCCATTAGACAAATTAGAGATATTAGCTAAAGCTTTATGCGTTTCACCTGCATATATAATGGGTTGGGAAAAAGATGTCGTTAATAAAAAACCTAAAACTATTGCAGCTCATTCCACAGTTAATATATGTGAGCAAAAACATCAAATGGAATTTAAAGATAAAATCAAAAAAAGACGTACAGCATTAAATATGACTATGCAAGAATTAGCTAAAAAAATTGGAGTTAGTACTCCTACAATACAGAGATATGAGAGTGGAGAAATAAAAAATGTTAGAAAAGATAAAATTACATTATTAGCTTCGGCTCTTGATTGTTCACCTGGATACCTAATGGATTGGGAAGAAAATATAAATAACGAAACATCAAAGCAGAATGAAATTAATACTATTGCTACTCATGCTACTGAAGATTTAACTAAAGAAGAACAAGAAAAAGTTATTGAATACATAAAGTTTATAAAGTCACAAAGAAAATAAACCCATATTTAAAACTTAAAGGGGGTTAATACAAATGACAAAACTTTTATAATATAAGGAGATTCTTAAATGGAAATAGGTGAAAGAATAAAAAAAAGAAGAAAAGATCTTAACATGTCACAAGAGGAGTTAGCTTTTAAATTAGGTTATAAATCACGTTCATCAATAAACAAAATTGAAAAAAGTGGTCGTGATTTACCTCAATCAAAAATTAAAACAATAGCTGATGTTTTAGGTGTAACCCCTTCTTACATTATGGGTTGGGAAGATTCTAGTAACACTAAGTTAGATACAACTAAAACAATAGCAACTGATGCTACAGCAGATTTAACTAAAGAAGAACAAGAAAAAGTTATTAAATACATAAAGTTTATAAAGTCACAAAGAAAATAAACCCATATTTAATAACTTAAAGGGGTTAATACAAATGACAAAACTTTTACAATATATTGAAGAGGAAAATATAGAACTTATTGAAACAGATATACCAATTAAAAATCTTAAAGGTCTATATTATGATAATACAATCATTATTGATAAGAAAATAGCTACTACAGTTGGAAAGAAATGCATCTTAGCTGAAGAAATAGGGCACTATTATACAAGTACAGGGGATATTTTAGATCAATCTAATATTAGCAACATAAAGCAAGAAAACAAAGCAAGAGCATGGGCTTTCGAAGAATTGATAGGGTTAGTCGATATAATAAATGCATATAAAAGTGGAGTGCGTAATAAATATGAGTTAGCTGAATACTTAGATGTGACTGAAGAATTTCTGGATGAAGCTATTGAGTACTATAAAAGGAAATTCGGAATATTATTTAATATTGACAAGTACATTATATATTTTGAACCATTTGGAGTAATAGAAAGACTATAATAATTAAAATTGGTATTAACATAATATAAATCTTGATTGAAGAAAAGGAGGTGCTCTATGTCAGCGAACCTAGAAAAAAGAGTAGCTTGTTACGTTAGAGTAAGTACAGAAAATCAGCTTGAAAATTATAGTATAGATGAACAGACAGACCGTTTAAAAGCTTTTTGTAAAGCCAAAGATTTAAGTATTGTCAAGTTCTATACTGATGGAGGCTATTCAGGTGGAAATATGAACCGTCCTGGACTTCAACAGATGTTAAAAGATATTAAGGATAAGCATATTGATATGATTATAGTATATAAATTAGATAGATTAAGTAGATCACAAAAAGATACTCTAACATTAATTGAAGATGAATTTCTATCAAACGATGTTGATTTTGTGTCAATGAGTGAAAACTTTGATACCTCTACTCCCTTTGGCAAGGCTATGATTGGTATATTATCTGTATTTGCTCAGTTAGAAAAAGATCAGATCACAGAACGTTTTACCATGGGACGTATTGGTAGAGCTAAAAACGGATATTATCATGGTGGACCAACAGCCCCAACAGGCTATGACTATATAGATGGTGAACTTGTAGTAAATGAATACGAAGCATTACAAGTCAAAGAAGTTTTCAAGCGTTTTTTAGATGGTCAGAGCATCAATGCTATACGAAAATACATGAGTGAACATTATACTAACAAATATGGAAACTGGAGCAGTCATACACTAGTCTTAAATATATTAAAAAACAAAGTATATATAGGTAAAGTGAAGTTTAAAGGTAAAGCATATGCTGGGAAACATAAGCCAATAATATCAACTGATATTTTTAATGACGTTCAAAAAATATTAACTAGCACAAAAAGAGAAGATTCTAAGACTATTTTTCAGAAAAACCCATTTAAAGCTAATAATTTATTAACTAGTCTAATATACTGTAAAAATTGTGGTGCAAGATTTTGTGGTAATCATGGAAACTATGTTTGTTATTCCAGAGGAAAAACCGATAAGCGAAAAATTATAGATCCTAATTGTAAAAATAAAAAATGGAATATACAAGCTTTAGATAAGATTATAAAAGATGAAATACTAGAAGCTGCACTGAATAAAGAATACTTCAATAAAATAATATCTAACAAAGAAATTGTACCAGTTGATAATACAAAAAAAATGAAGAAGCGTATAGATGAAATAGATAAACAAATCGTTAGAATGATGGACTTATATCAAGTTGGTGATATCCCTATAGAACAAATATCTCACAGAATAGTAAAATTGAAAAAAGAAAAAGATACTATTTCAGACCAACTTGTAGATAAAAAACAAACAAAGCTTTCTATAGCAGAAGCAAAAGGAATATTATCAAGAGCAGCCATAATATTAGAAAATGGTGATTTATCTCAGCAAAGAATGGTTGTTAGCAACCTAATTGATTATATTGAGATAGATGATGAATGCATACAAATTCATTGGAGTTTTGTATAAATTTTATATTACAGTTTTAGTTTATCCATGTGCATGGGATTCGGATGTAATGCAGCTGGTATAACTGCCTGTAGGATAATAGATTCTCCTCGTGAGCGTCTTATTGCAATAATAACTAATAATTTTGTACCTTGTAATGGACGCTTTCCAACACTTATCGCACTAGCCACAATCTTCATTGCTGGAATTAGCGGTAAATTTTCATCTGTAATTGGCACTTTAGTAATTCTACTTACCATCGTTTTAGCTGTATTTTTAACTTTTGGAATATCAAAATTGCTGTCAAAAACTATACTTAAGGGAATCCCCTCATCCTTTACATTAGAATTACCGCCTTACAGAAAACCACAGATTGGTAAGATATTGATTAGATCATTGATCGATAGAACATTATTTGTATTAGGTAGAGCTATAGTTGTAGCTGCACCCGCTGGTGTAATCATATGGATTTTACAGAATATCACTGTTGGAGATATAAGTATTCTATCCCACTGTGCTAATTTTCTAGAACCTTTTGCCAATATGATTGGTCTAGATGGATATATACTAATGGCATTCATATTGGGCTTCCCGGCCAATGAAATTGTTATACCGATACTTATTATGAGTTACATGTCAACTGGTGCAATGCTAGAACTTGATAGTCTCCAAGCTCTAAAAGATTTATTGGTTAATAATGGATGGACCATGCTTACTGCCATATGTACTATGTTATTCTCACTGAATCACTTTCCATGTGGAACTACATTATTAACCATATATAAAGAAACTAAAAGTAAAAAATGGACTTTTGCATCATTTATTATACCTACCATAACAGGGATAGTGATATGTTTTATTGTAGCTCAAACAGCTAGATTGTTTGGATTTTATTAGGAGTACAGTCGCAAATATAATATAGGGGAATATTTCGTCAGCCTGTTAAACGTCCGTGTTTAAAAGGCTGAATTCGCCGTCCATGGCTCACTGCTCCATATTCCCCTATACTATATTCGCTCGATATTTAAATCTGGTTTAATTCTTCACTCTAAATGATAGAACTGTAAAAAACATAAAAAATATAGTGATAATCACAATTTTTACGACTTGTTGTATACCTTAAAAACAGATAAAACAACAAACGTAACCAGAGTGATTATCACTACATATGGTTTAACATACTACCATTAATTTATACATAACTCCCCTAACTCACTTAATCTCTTCCTCATGCACCTCTATCTTAGAAATTGAAACCTCATATGCAACCTTACTTATGGACTCAGTCTCACTTAATTTTTTTTGATACTCCCTACTCTGTATTCTGCCCCATATTTTTATTCTATCACCAACATTGAATTTTTCTGCATATCTTGCATTTCTTCCCCAGCAGATACATGGAATATAATCCGATTTGTTATAAGGACGATTGACAGCTAATAAAATATCTGTAATCTCTCTTCCAAAAGGAGTTGTTCTATACATTGGAGGCTTACAAATATAACCATCTAAATATATGTAATTAGGGTTTCTCTTAATCTCTTCTTCTTCAAAAATAGAGATTTCTCTAGCGAAAACTGTTAAAACTAATCTATTTTTACCCTCAATTTGTCTGTTATAAGAACGGAATTGTCCTTGAACATCTACTATCTTACCTCTCAAATCACTAGTTGTGTCAATAAGACGTTCGGATACCATTATAGGTATTATATCGGAGTTATCACTTAGTCTTGATATTTCTACATCAAAATTGTAAAATCCCTCTCCATATACTTCATGGCTGAATTCAAATGTAGAATGTATTTTCCCTATTAAATTGACTTGATTGTTTCTGATAACATTATCTTCCATGATACTTATCTCCCTTCCATTATATTAAACGCTAACCCTTCTCCTTAGAAAAATTCTCATTCAATATATATTCATATGTTTAATGTTTATCTATATTTATCTTTATTCAAAATGATTGATTTTTAGAAGCAGATTTTTAATTCTTCTTACATGGAATTTAATTTATCACTGATACTCCTATCTATTAACATGACAGCTGTTACAGCAGACATTATATTATATATATCGTGTCCCCAAGACGATTTAATGAATACTGGAAATTCTTGTGGCTCAATTATCGTATCATCTTCGTCTATCTCTCTTTGAATACAGTAGATCAGAGTTTTACTTGTATCCAAATCACCACCTAAACTTGATATAGTAACGCTAGATTTCTTATTAAATCCAAGAGTAATAAATCTGCATAGAGGGATATCAAGGTTGATATCTTTCAATTCATGATCCACATTGGCAATAGCATAATAGGTTGTTTCACCATTATCAAATACATTAATAGTCACCAAATGACTCTCTTCTTCTATCTCATATTTCACGTTAACTTTTTTCATGATATCTTCAAAAATGAATATTAAGTTACTTAACTTATCATTACCTGTTATAATAATTTTTTTCATATATAGCAACCTGCCTTTGAAAATATATAAATAGTTATATCACTTATTATTGTCTAACTTAGTAATTAATAATCCTTAAAATAAAAAAATAATTATTATCTAACATAAATAGCTATATGTGTTGTATAATAATACATGAACCGCAAATA
The window above is part of the Vallitalea guaymasensis genome. Proteins encoded here:
- a CDS encoding ImmA/IrrE family metallo-endopeptidase: MTKLLQYIEEENIELIETDIPIKNLKGLYYDNTIIIDKKIATTVGKKCILAEEIGHYYTSTGDILDQSNISNIKQENKARAWAFEELIGLVDIINAYKSGVRNKYELAEYLDVTEEFLDEAIEYYKRKFGILFNIDKYIIYFEPFGVIERL
- a CDS encoding ParM/StbA family protein is translated as MKYIISVDAGKSATKALGRKLIDSTDREVFFLTKSYDLADGDIDVEGNSYKVSYQGKNYIIGEQGEHYDTDTTKTSLTHQLAIYTAICKIAGRDTTPYVTLTVGCPTAIFKNVKLKEEFREFIAPETPVEIEVNGTDYKITFERVIIKHEGSGITYLEPAVFRNNRVVVIDIGRRNMNVGVYDNLVPIPSTLFSNNYGGIFLETMVREELSTYFGDDYDLKTAAKAIENGGIIINGKLQEESAVIVCSTINRYIKNNVLTSIKEKNINLSIMPVICVGGTSKIIYDYFKKSVPHVQLPQTDAQWANAKGFQIVGLVKAGVL
- a CDS encoding DUF6075 family protein codes for the protein MFLNEMHQIRFNQLLRKDQTYTGDTERKAVFFIIAGNNDLFLKSDFIYDFEERVILPENLANGKVDFSQTSKNLIRLAFNLYNSYEGVSVIDTFCGLDETNFALALNAIKMRFYQYQYQ
- a CDS encoding helix-turn-helix domain-containing protein; this translates as MGLYERIKNRREELKMTQEELATKMGYKSRSTIAKIESGANDIPQSKIKDFAEALQTTPSYLMGWTDDTGFASEITKKQINKTIFSQRLKEIMEENNETTYTLGDSLHLSAATISRYTIGEMVPKITTIEILSLKYNLNPAWLMGYDVPKHIKTDKPNTLAAHATKDLTEEEQEKVIEYIKFLKSQRK
- a CDS encoding helix-turn-helix domain-containing protein, with amino-acid sequence MEIGERIKKRRKDLNMSQEELAFKLGYKSRSSINKIEKSGRDLPQSKIKTIADVLGVTPSYIMGWEDSSNTKLDTTKTIATDATADLTKEEQEKVIKYIKFIKSQRK
- a CDS encoding BOW99_gp33 family protein, whose product is MEKELNGQKYKVIHILRDGTVLDSIKGHMIGVNEKTETFYRMLANLDDEELDRLERLGKERVKNESLQSVPE
- a CDS encoding single-stranded DNA-binding protein, encoding MEDNVIRNNQVNLIGKIHSTFEFSHEVYGEGFYNFDVEISRLSDNSDIIPIMVSERLIDTTSDLRGKIVDVQGQFRSYNRQIEGKNRLVLTVFAREISIFEEEEIKRNPNYIYLDGYICKPPMYRTTPFGREITDILLAVNRPYNKSDYIPCICWGRNARYAEKFNVGDRIKIWGRIQSREYQKKLSETESISKVAYEVSISKIEVHEEEIK
- a CDS encoding recombinase family protein, with translation MSANLEKRVACYVRVSTENQLENYSIDEQTDRLKAFCKAKDLSIVKFYTDGGYSGGNMNRPGLQQMLKDIKDKHIDMIIVYKLDRLSRSQKDTLTLIEDEFLSNDVDFVSMSENFDTSTPFGKAMIGILSVFAQLEKDQITERFTMGRIGRAKNGYYHGGPTAPTGYDYIDGELVVNEYEALQVKEVFKRFLDGQSINAIRKYMSEHYTNKYGNWSSHTLVLNILKNKVYIGKVKFKGKAYAGKHKPIISTDIFNDVQKILTSTKREDSKTIFQKNPFKANNLLTSLIYCKNCGARFCGNHGNYVCYSRGKTDKRKIIDPNCKNKKWNIQALDKIIKDEILEAALNKEYFNKIISNKEIVPVDNTKKMKKRIDEIDKQIVRMMDLYQVGDIPIEQISHRIVKLKKEKDTISDQLVDKKQTKLSIAEAKGILSRAAIILENGDLSQQRMVVSNLIDYIEIDDECIQIHWSFV
- a CDS encoding helix-turn-helix domain-containing protein, with the translated sequence MERDFKGIWIPKEIWLSQSLTTQEKLFLVEIDSLDNNGGCYAMNEHFSNFFKLSKNRCSEVIKSLETKGFIKINYIKEGKQIIKRVINVINKQRLLSEDNEDPLRDTEDPLRHVDRPPSENLVESNTVSNNTVSNIYSKTNEPNKSLSNEKKKIPYQQIVDKYNEICVSLPKVQKLTDKRKKFIRVLYNSNFINKDIERIYQIFELAEKSDFLSGRNGKWLACNFDWLIKSDNPVKILEGTYANRAKPQSKQKKKPVSGFINYEQTDGKQYEIFQKKLDLKDLLELGKITPAEYLKKIQELESQEE
- a CDS encoding helix-turn-helix domain-containing protein — its product is MNELSKNIKIARTKKKMSQLELAKAIGKSKNVISNWERGNNKPDVDKIELLCTLLDTTPNKLMGWESPIHIVPAYVTQELIQKDIIKRIKNRRIKLSLSYQDLAKKTGLSKSTLQRYETGTIGNIPLDKLEILAKALCVSPAYIMGWEKDVVNKKPKTIAAHSTVNICEQKHQMEFKDKIKKRRTALNMTMQELAKKIGVSTPTIQRYESGEIKNVRKDKITLLASALDCSPGYLMDWEENINNETSKQNEINTIATHATEDLTKEEQEKVIEYIKFIKSQRK